One region of Gigantopelta aegis isolate Gae_Host chromosome 7, Gae_host_genome, whole genome shotgun sequence genomic DNA includes:
- the LOC121377941 gene encoding uncharacterized protein LOC121377941 — protein MEKYISFSVGSLRFIDSLQFLNASLETLVTNLKADGSDKFTQLTKEFSDEQKISLLLRKGVYPYDFMDDESKFNMSQLPAQAEFYNSLTDSDISDEDYEHAHQVWTTFDLKTMGEYHDLYMKTDVLLLADVFENFRNMCLDYYDLDSAHYFTLPGVGWDAMLKMGGVELELLTDLDMHLMIEHGLRGGISMISKKFSKANNPYLETFNENEPSTYLMYLDANNLYGHSMSQYLPERDFEWVKDLDSLDIMTVTENSNTGYILEVDLEYPTELHDCHRYYPLAPESMLVTDAMLSPHSQQLRDKLCLTGRPVRKLVPNLNDKEKYVLHYRNLQFYLRQGIKLTKIHRAIQFRQSPWLKTYIDFNTEKRKQSKNETEKAFFKLMNNSCFGRSMMNVRKHVNVELVNSKKRLTKLCAKPAFEGFKIFNPDLAAVHLKKATIFLNQPIYAGFSILDMSKIVMYEFHYDFMRAKYGNKVQLLFTDTDSLCYEIETEDIYSDFQKHANLFDTSNYNLSHPLFSIVNAKVLGKMKDELGGSVMEEFVGLRPKMYSVLYEGKEKKIAKGVSKTVIKKVLKHTMYKKCLFEHSQLRHSMTNIQSVNHQLYSVATNMISLSPYDDKRYVLEDGIHTLAHGHYRTPTGIID, from the coding sequence ATGGAAAAATACATATCGTTCTCTGTTGGCAGTTTACGGTTCATAGACTCACTTCAGTTTTTGAACGCATCGCTTGAGACACTGGTTACTAATTTGAAAGCAGACGGTAGTGATAAATTCACTCAACTCACAAAAGAATTTTCAGATGAACAGAAAATCAGCTTACTTCTAAGAAAAGGGGTATACCCTTATGACTTTATGGATGACGAGTCTAAATTTAACATGTCTCAGCTCCCTGCTCAAGCTGAGTTTTATAATAGTCTAACTGATAGTGATATCTCGGACGAGGATTATGAGCATGCTCATCAGGTGTGGACAACGTTTGACCTGAAAACCATGGGAGAGTACCACGATTTGTACATGAAAACAGATGTTCTTCTCTTGGCAGATGTATTTGAAAATTTTAGAAACATGTGCTTAGATTATTATGATTTGGACAGTGCTCATTATTTCACTTTACCCGGTGTAGGGTGGGATGCCATGCTCAAGATGGGAGGTGTGGAACTTGAACTTCTCACAGATTTGGATATGCATCTTATGATAGAGCATGGTCTAAGAGGTGGAATTTCAATGATATCAAAAAAGTTTTCCAAAGCTAACAATCCTTATCTTGaaacatttaatgaaaatgaaccCTCTACCTATCTTATGTATTTGGATGCTAATAACCTGTATGGACATAGTATGTCCCAATACCTCCCTGAAAGAGATTTCGAGTGGGTTAAAGACTTGGACAGTCTTGACATTATGACTGTGACAGAGAATTCAAACACGGGGTATATTTTGGAGGTAGATCTTGAATACCCCACAGAATTACATGACTGTCACAGGTACTACCCTCTGGCCCCTGAATCTATGCTAGTCACTGATGCTATGCTTTCTCCTCACTCACAGCAGCTGAGAGATAAACTTTGTCTTACAGGTCGGCCTGTACGAAAATTAGTTCCAAACCTCAATGATAAAGAGAAATATGTACTACATTACAGAAACTTACAATTCTATCTCAGACAGGGAATAAAGTTGACAAAGATCCATAGAGCGATTCAGTTTAGACAGTCTCCATGGTTAAAGACCTATATCGATTTCAATACGGAAAAAAGAAAGCAGTctaaaaatgaaactgaaaaagcTTTTTTTAAGTTGATGAACAACTCCTGCTTTGGTCGAAGCATGATGAATGTAAGAAAGCATGTGAACGTGGAGCTGGTCAATTCAAAGAAACGTTTAACGAAACTCTGTGCTAAACCCGCATTTGAaggctttaaaatatttaaccctGATTTGGCTGCAGTTCATCTTAAGAAAGCCACTATCTTTCTTAACCAGCCTATCTATGCCGGATTTTCAATTCTAGACATGTCTAAAATTGTTATGTATGAATTTCACTATGATTTCATGAGAGCAAAGTATGGGAATAAAGTCCAACTTTTATTCACGGATACAGATTCACTGTGTTATGAGATAGAAACAGAAGATATCTATTCTGATTTTCAGAAACATGCCAACTTGTTTGACACAAGTAACTATAatctctctcaccctctcttCTCTATTGTAAATGCCAAAGTGTTAGGTAAAATGAAGGATGAGCTTGGGGGATCTGTCATGGAAGAGTTTGTAGGTCTTAGACCGAAAATGTATTCAGTTTTGTATGaggggaaagagaaaaaaatagctaAAGGTGTTAGTAAAACTGTGATAAAAAAGGTTCTGAAGCACACTATGtataagaaatgtttgtttgaacattCCCAACTGAGACATAGCATGACTAATATTCAGAGTGTGAATCATCAGCTTTACAGTGTAGCTACTAACATGATAAGTTTATCTCCCTACGATGACAAACGCTATGTCCTTGAAGATGGAATCCATACACTAGCCCATGGACACTACCGTACTCCTACTGGAATCATTGATTAG